The genomic segment TCTACTACGTGAATAGCCCCGGAGCTGTCTACTTTCACATTTTTTTTATTCTTGCATGCGGGTTTTCCGCTGCATATAAGGTATTCCCCGTTCTTGCCCCACCTGAGCAGCATGTTCTTGCCGCACTGCTCGCAAAGTATGTCTGTCTCCTTCTCCTCTTTCTTGAGACTTTTCATGCCTTCCTGCGCCAGGAGCAGCTCCTTCTGGAGAGTGGCGTAAAATTTTTCGAGGGAAGAGACCCAATTCGCTTTTCCGCCTTCAATCTGATCCAGTTTCTCTTCGAGTTTTGCGGTAAAGTCGACATCCACTATGGTGGGGAAGAAGCCCTTCATGAGACCGTTTACCGTGATGCCAAGGGGCGTGGGTATGAGTTTGCCTTTATCTCTTTTCGCGTACGAGCGATCCTGGACCGTGGTGATGATGGTAGCATACGTCGACGGTCTGCCGATTCCCCTTGTCTCGAGTGTCTTAATGAGAGACGCCTCCGTATATCTGGGAGGGGGCATAGTAAAGCGCTGATTGAGCACGGTATCGGCGAGGGTGAGCGGGGTGCCTGATTTCATATCGGGCAGATAGGCAGTCTGCTCTGCCTTTTCACCATCCTCACCCGGAGCCGTGACTGCCTCTTCTTCGTATATTCTCGTAAAGCCGTCGAAGAGGACGTGGGAGCCCCGTGCGACAAAGATATACTCACCTGCTTTGATGTCCACAACCTTGGTTTTCAGCCTTTTCTGCGCCATTTGAGAGGCGATGAACCTCTTCCATATAAGGTCGTAGAGAGCGAAGAGGTCTTTGTCCAGGAAAGGCCTCACCTTCTCCGGCGTGATGTGAACTTCGGCGGGACGTATCGCTTCATGGGCGTCCTGGGCCGATTTCTTATTCTTGAAAAGGTGAGGCGCCTTCGGAAGGTATTCTTTCCCGAAAGTGCCGCCGATAAGCTCCCGGGCGCCTTTTACCGCCTCATCGGAAACGCGCACGGAATCGGTCCTCATGTAGGTGATAAGACCCGTAAGACCTTCTTCGCCCCCCATATCCACTCCCTCATAAAGCTTCTGAGCGAGCATCATGGTTCTCTTGGGTGAGAATTTCAGTTTCCTTGACGCCTCCTGCTGAAGCCTGCTGGTAATAAAAGCGGGCTGGGGCAAAACATTCTTTTCTTTTATCTGAATATTTGAAATGACGAAATTATTATTCTTTATTGCTTTCTTTATCGCCTCGGCCTCGCCTTTGGAGGCGACCCTGATCTTTGCGTCACCTTTCTTTTCCAGAATCGCTTTAAAGCGCTCTCCTGAGGGAAGCTCGAGTTCTGCCTCGATGACCCAGTATTCTTCTTTTACAAAGCTCTCTATCTCTTCTTCCCGGTCGCAGATCAGCCTCAATGCCACCGACTGCACGCGACCTGCCGAAAGTCCATAGCTGACCCTTTCCCAGAGAAGAGGGCTTATCTTGTACCCGACCAGCCGGTCAAGAATCCTTCTCGTTTTTTGTGCATCGTATTTTGATGCATCCAGAGCAGTAGGATTCTTCAGGGCATCGAGCACCCCTTTTTTCGTAATTTCATGGAAGAGGACTCGCTGCACGTTCTTCTTTTTTCCTACCAGCTCTGCTACGTGAAATGCGATCGCTTCACCTTCGCGATCAGGGTCGGACCCGATGTAGATAGTATCCGCAAGGTTGCCGGCTTTTTTGATCTCGTCAACGGCCTTGTTTTTGCCCTTAACCAGAACGAAATGGGGATTAAACCCTTTTTCGACATCCACCCCCATGGCGCTCTTGGGAAGGTCCTTGATATGACCGTAGGTTGCCTTTATGGTGAAATCCTTACCCAGAAATTTTGAAAGCGTTTTCATCTTTGTTGGTGACTCGACGATCAAAAGCGACTTACCCATTTATATCCTGCCTCCCGGGGCATCCTTTACTTTGCAAGGGACGATCATTTCTTGATATAAAAGCCCCCGGCGACCTCTCGCACCGCTTCCTTCATCTCGAGCAAGGTGAGAATCGCCATCACATCTTTTGCGCCCATATTGCTTTTTTCTATCACTTCATCGACATGGATCTTCCCGTGGCCGACAATTGAATAAATATAACCTTCCCTCTCACTCATATCAATCGGTAGTTTGTTCCCGATCCGAATCTCCGGAAAGCATTCGGAGATTATGTCCTCGATCGTGTCCACGAGCCTTGCGCCTTGTTTGATCAGGGCATTCGTCCCTTTGCTTCCGTCGCTGAATATGCTTCCCGGGACTGCCATTACGCTTTTCCCGTACTCAATTCCGAGCCGCGCGGTGATGAGGGAGCCGCTCTTTTCGGTGGCTTCTATTACGAGGATGCCCTTGGCAAGGCCCGCGATGATCCTGTTTCTCTCGGGAAAATGCCCTGACAAGGGCCTCTCTCCGAGGCCGTATTCGGTAAATACCGCGCCCTCTTCGCCTATTTGCCGTAAAAGGCGGCCATGCTCGGAGGGATATACAATGTCGAGTCCGCATCCCAGAATGGCGAGGGTCTTTCCCCTGCCGGCGAGCGCTCCCCTGTGAGCGGCGCCGTCTATGCCGCGCGCGAGGCCGCTCACGATAGTGATGCCGACGCTTGAGAGGGTGTCGGCTATTTTTTCCGCGAGGCGCATGCCCTCCTCTGTAGCTCGTCTCGAACCGACGATCGCGAGGGCGGGGCTATCCGTCCTCAGAGGACCCTTTTTAAAAAGGACCAGGGGAGGGTCGGGAATGGCCTTAAGCGCGGCCGGATAGAGGTCATCCCTTATGGTGAGCGCTTCCGCCCCCATATCGCCCAGTTGTGCCAGCTCCTCATCGATGGCTTTCCATCCTTCGAAAGATGCGATTTCCCTGGTCAATATGGGATCGCCGGCCGGCACGCGCCCTTCAAAAACCGGCGCGATTAAGGAAACCTCCTCAAGAAGGCGCCTCTTTCTTGCCATTCCAAGGCCCTTGAGCCTCGAGAAGGCGATCAGGGCGCGCAGTTCTTCCATCATCCCTTCCTTATTTCTGTACTGTGCACACTATATTCCTGCGAGGAGTCCAATTCGCCCCCTCTCCTTCGGCCCCTGTCGCATCCTTTTCGCTTCCGTGTTGGAATTTCTCAACGGAAAGGGGAGCGAGGATAAAGAGCTCGTTGAGCAGCAGGAGTCTGGAAGGACCGTTCTTCCACCACCCGTCCTTTTTGAAATAGGAGACGTTGACGGGCCTGATCAGATAGGTTGTTTTTCCGGTCCCCGAATTGCCGTAGAGCATGTGGTACCTTCTCGATGCATATTCGGGAACGAGGATGATCACCTTCTTTGCGCCCATGGCGGTAAACTGTTTTCTTATCTTATAAGCCTTCTTTAACCCCTCTCCGTCAGTCTCCATCTTTCTTACGAGGCCCTCTTTTATCCCCCTGGCCTTTGCCATTTTTTGAACAGGGTCGAGGATGCTCCCACCCAGTACGGTATCGTTCTCCACATAAATGAATCGTCCGTTGCCCGCCCAGAACTCCCTGAAGGCGTCCGCGTAAGCCTCGCCGTTCTTATCCTCTTCGAATCGCGGAACGAATAGAATGTCCGAGGGAGATAACTTGTCCTCGTATCTGAACTGGTTTCCGAGAAACTTAAGGCTGATGGGATGAGCGCTCAGCCCCGCGCCTATCAAAACACAGATGAGAACGAAGATGAGGCAGCCGCAACCCACCTTTCCATCCTGTTTCATAATGCCTCCTCCGGCTTTTGGCCCGGGATTTCATCTTCCGGGAACGGACCGCCCTCTGTCTCCGTTTTCTCAACCCGTATCACTTCAGTGCCGGCTATAAGATCATGAAGGGTCCTTCCATAGAAAAAGAGGGCCATAATGAATCCGATGAAGCAGGGCAGGGCAGAGAGACCGTAGGCGACAGTTCTCACAAGAGATCTTACAAAACCTGGTGCCTTACCCTTTTGTCTTCCTTCTGCGCACACTACCTTTATATTCATGATGGCTTTCCCGAAAGTCATCCCCTCTCTCGTGGTGAGGAAGGTAAAATAAAAAAGGAAGATCAGGCAAATAAAAAGGGAAGAAAGCAAGAGAATACAAGAAAGATTTATGAATGTCAATCTGCCGGATCCGAGGCGGTATCCCGCCAGGGCCGCCAGGCACACGCTCACCCAGGTGCTGAAAAGTAGGGCAAGATCGATGATGAAGGCGATGCACCGGGAAGACAGGGGTGCCTTATTCATTTCAGGAGATACTCGTAGAGGATGATGGAAAGTACTACAAGCGGGGCGGTTTCGGACCTGAAGATGTGCTCCCCTAAACTGCAGGGGGCGAAGCCCTTGCCCTTTAGCCACTCTATCTCCGACTCTTCAATGCCGCCTTCGGGGCCCGTAACGATGAATATATCCCCTTCTTTCCTGGCGCCCATTATATTCTTTAAAGTCTGCTCCTTTTCTTTTTCATAAAACACCCATCGGTTACTCACGTCGTCGACGTAAGGAAGGATTTCCTGGAGCGGCATAGGATCGGTTATTTCGGGGACCGAGCTTCTCCCCGACTGTCGGGATGCCTCTCTCGCAATCCTTCGCCACCTCCCGTACTTCTCCCGTGTTCCGCTATCCGCCTTGACGACAGTCCTTGCGAAGAGGGCCGGAATGACTCGGTCCACCCCCAACTCGGTAGCCTTCTCGATGAGCCAATCCATGCGGGCGCCCTTTATAGGGCTGGCGCAAAGAGTCACCCTGTCCCGGCTTACCTCCTGCTTGAGCTCGGTGCTCAAAATATCAAGGACCACTTCCCTGCCTTTGACGGTCCGGATACTGCAATGGTAGAACCGGCCTTCCCGGTCGATAAGGTCTAACCGCTCTCCCGGGTTTTTTCTGAGGACCGTTACGATATATTTGGTCAAAGGGCCCCGCAGACGGGCAAGGCCGTCTTCGATCTCCAGAGTATCGACGACTATCCTTTTTACTTCCATTATTTACTGCCTGAAAGCCTGTAGAAATAAGATTCGTAAAGCCTGTGATAGGCCGACCAGCGCTCGTCCTCCATATTGGATTTCATATGCTCTTTTACGCCCATTACTTTCGCGTCGAGATCATCGAGGTAATGGACGATAAGGGCCTCAACACACATCGGTTTCTTCGGAGAGCCCCACTCTTCGACGCCATGGTGGCTGACGATGATGTGGGACAGAATATCGGCGATGTCCCGGGGGAAATCTTCGACCTCGGCGATCAGCTCTTTGAGCATCATCACTCCGATGGTAATGTGGCCCAAGAGCCGTCCCTTATCGGAATATCCGAACCCCCCCTTCAACTCCAGCTCTTCGATCTTGCCTATGTCGTGAAGGAGGCATCCTGCCACCGCCACATCCCCGTTTCCCCCGAGCACGGCTGCCGCCAATTTTGCCATTTTCGCCATGGAGACGGAATGTTCGAGAAGGCCGCCCATGGCCACATGGTGTACCCCCACGGAGGCAGGAAAGAGGAAGAATTTATTAAACCACTCTTTTCTCGTTTCAAGGGCCGCAAAGAGCCGTCCGAGATGGGGGTCCTCTATTTCGGCCACAAATTGTCTATAGTCATTCCTGACGTGCTCGTCGCCGTCTCCGTTCTCAGGATAATAGTCTCTCATCTCCTCGAGAGAGAGCTCTTTTTCGACCTTTCTGATATCGGTAATGGTGAGCTGGCACTTCTCCTGATAGAGGCGGGATTTTGCCTTTATGCGAACCAGATCATTTCTTTGAAAGAGGCTGCTCAACTCGTCGACCCGATCCCATATCTTCCCCTCAATGGTACCCGTCTTATCCCGAAGGGTAACGCTCATATAACGCGCGTTGTTCCTGCCGGAGAAGATCCCTTTCTTGACCGCCACAAAAAAATCGTTAACGTCGATGTATTCTCCTGTAATATCCGATATGTATAACGTTTTGTTCATCCATTATCTCCGAAATGCTGATAGCCTTTTGATGTAATGGGAACCATAACCCCCTGGTTAAGAAGTTTGACGCCCTTTCCCCGGATTACCCTGCCGATCACGGAGAGAGGCACTCCCCGGCCGCGAAGTCCCTCGACCTCGGGAAGCTTTGAAGGCGGGAAGGTGAAGAGAAATTGATAATCTTCCCCGCCGGAAAGGGCGAAGCTCTCTTTTCCGTTCCGCACCAGTTCCCGTGGGATCGGTATGTGCTCGAAGTCAAGACGCGCCCCTTTCCCGCTCTCCCTCATCATTCGTTCGAGATCGATAATCAGACCGTCGCTCACATCCATCATCCCCGAGGGGATCTCGCGGTCCATCAGCTCCTTCCACACAATATAGGGAGGCTTGGGGTTGACGTACCGGTCTATAAACCTGCTCTTTTTCCGGCCCGTCGGGCCGTTCATCAGGAGGTGGAGTCCGTAGGCGCTTTCGCCGAGGAAACCTGTTACGCCGATATAGTCCCCTTCCGAGGCGCCTTCTCTTCCGAGGTAACGATCGCTTTTCAATTTTCCTATCATGGATACATCAATAAAGAAATCCGATCTTGTGGCGGAGGTGTCCCCTCCCAGGAGGGTTACATTGAACTCCTTCGCCGCCTGGCTCATGCCGGAGTAAAGGCTGCGGATTTCCGGGAAAGACATTCCCTGCGGTATGCCTATAGTGACGAGGAAATAAAGGGGCAGGGCGCCCATGGAAAGAATATCGGATATATTTACGTAGAGCGCTTTCTTCCCGACCTGCCTTGCATTCATGAAGGCGAATTCAAAATGGATGTGCTCGACCACCGTATCCTGGACGAAGACATAGCTGCCATGGGCCATTTCGACCACCGCGCCGTCGTCTCCGATGCCCCGTATAACCTCTTTTCTGCTTTTTTCGAATTTCTTCAGTCTTTTTATTAATTCGTTTTCAGGAATTTCCATAATTGAGAAAGATAATAACAGTTAAACCGGCGATTTTCAAGGTAGATTAAAGGCAAATCCCCCTCCTGTGGCGCAGCCTTTTCAGGAGTCCCGGCCCCGGCAATCCTGTGGTCGTCTTTTATAGCCCAGGGCCGAACCCGCGGGTGCACCGAAGGCCGATATATTTCATGAAATATGAAGTATATTTCACGAAAGAACTTGACAAGGCACGCTGTTTTGATAAAATTAATATATGATGCAGACTAAAGTGAGCAAAGAAAGGTTGAGCAATCAGATATATGCCATACTCAAAGATATGATCGCCAACCAGCGGTTTGGACCAGGAATGCGTATCAATGTGGAGCAGATCGCCAAAGAGGTAGGTGCGAGCCGTACCCCTGTGTGGGAGGCGGTCCATCGGCTCATACAGGAGGGGTTACTCGAAAATATCCCGAACAGGGGTGTTTTTATGGCATCTCTCACGCCCACTATGGCCATCGAGCTTTATACCGTGAGAGAGGTGCTCGAGGGTCTGGCGGCGAGGCTGGCTATATCTCATGCGGATGAAAAGCTCGTAAAAAAAATGAAAAAATGCATCGACGATCAGCGGAAGGTAGTGGAGAAAGAAGACGTTATAGGCTATTCCCGCCTGGATTATGATTTTCATGCCCTTGTCTATGAAGCGAGCGGAAATAAAATACTGCAGGAGATGCTGCAGGCGGTAAAGAACAAGATGAGGCCGATCGCCATGCATATCAGCCCTGTGATCTCCAGTCTCTACGACGATCACGTAAGGATTGTGGACGCCTTCGAGCTGAAGGACCAGGAAAAGGCGGAGGCGGCCTTTCGGAATCATAACCGTAAAATGGTAGAGCAGATCAGAGAGAGCACGGAGACCGATGACTGGAAAGAAGTGGTCGGAGAAAGATCGAACGGCAGGAAAGAGGATTCCGGTACCAAAACAAAATGAGGAGGTATTGCGATGGGTACGAAGATGAAGCTAATGGCAGTTTTTTCCTTGATCTGTTTTATGGCCGCCGGCGGTATATTCGCCGGCGGTGTATTCGCGGCGCCGCCCGATAAGATAAGGGTAGGCCTGATGTTCGGCCTCACCGGCGCGGCTTCTCCTATCGGGCCCCTTCAGCTCGACGGAGCGAAGCTTGCGGTAAAAGAGGTCAATGCAGCGGGGGGCGTGAAGATGGGAGGAAAAAAGGTGCCCATCGAGATTTTTGTAAAAGATGACGAGTCGAAGCCCGATATTGCTATCCGCCGATTCAGAGAGCTGATCGACGAGAGTAAGGTAAACGTCATTGTGGGTCAGACCTTCGCTCCCATATCAGCCGCTCTCAACAAGGAAGTGAAGAAGACCCCGATCGCCTATTTTCCCGTGAATGTCGTGGCCGCCACCATGTTTGAAAAGAACGAGATGGCGGAGACCACCTTTGCGGTGCATGGCAGCGCTTACTCCGCAGGGTATGCAGGAGCATCGTATATTGTTGATAAACTGGGATACAAGAATATTATCTTCTTCGGTCCCGCCTACGCCTTCGGCCGCGATCAGTGGGCAGGGGCGAAGGCAGCATTCGAGAAGCGGGGCATTAAGGTCGACTATGTAGAATCGCCCGTGGGGACCAGTGATTACACCTCTTATCTTCTGAAGATCGGCGAAAAAAAACCCGACATCGTCATGCTCGCCCACTGGGGGGTTGATGCGATCAACGTGCTGAAACAGACCTATG from the Syntrophorhabdaceae bacterium genome contains:
- a CDS encoding RDD family protein, with the translated sequence MNKAPLSSRCIAFIIDLALLFSTWVSVCLAALAGYRLGSGRLTFINLSCILLLSSLFICLIFLFYFTFLTTREGMTFGKAIMNIKVVCAEGRQKGKAPGFVRSLVRTVAYGLSALPCFIGFIMALFFYGRTLHDLIAGTEVIRVEKTETEGGPFPEDEIPGQKPEEAL
- the topA gene encoding type I DNA topoisomerase, producing MGKSLLIVESPTKMKTLSKFLGKDFTIKATYGHIKDLPKSAMGVDVEKGFNPHFVLVKGKNKAVDEIKKAGNLADTIYIGSDPDREGEAIAFHVAELVGKKKNVQRVLFHEITKKGVLDALKNPTALDASKYDAQKTRRILDRLVGYKISPLLWERVSYGLSAGRVQSVALRLICDREEEIESFVKEEYWVIEAELELPSGERFKAILEKKGDAKIRVASKGEAEAIKKAIKNNNFVISNIQIKEKNVLPQPAFITSRLQQEASRKLKFSPKRTMMLAQKLYEGVDMGGEEGLTGLITYMRTDSVRVSDEAVKGARELIGGTFGKEYLPKAPHLFKNKKSAQDAHEAIRPAEVHITPEKVRPFLDKDLFALYDLIWKRFIASQMAQKRLKTKVVDIKAGEYIFVARGSHVLFDGFTRIYEEEAVTAPGEDGEKAEQTAYLPDMKSGTPLTLADTVLNQRFTMPPPRYTEASLIKTLETRGIGRPSTYATIITTVQDRSYAKRDKGKLIPTPLGITVNGLMKGFFPTIVDVDFTAKLEEKLDQIEGGKANWVSSLEKFYATLQKELLLAQEGMKSLKKEEKETDILCEQCGKNMLLRWGKNGEYLICSGKPACKNKKNVKVDSSGAIHVVEQEVKGTCSECGGNLVEKTGRFGRFLACSNYPDCKHTEPYSLGFACPNEECTGKLVEKVSKIKKKFTACSRYPDCSFATNAEPAEGPCPECGAPTLFLHRKMLSCLRKGCGWKSK
- a CDS encoding ABC transporter substrate-binding protein, producing MGTKMKLMAVFSLICFMAAGGIFAGGVFAAPPDKIRVGLMFGLTGAASPIGPLQLDGAKLAVKEVNAAGGVKMGGKKVPIEIFVKDDESKPDIAIRRFRELIDESKVNVIVGQTFAPISAALNKEVKKTPIAYFPVNVVAATMFEKNEMAETTFAVHGSAYSAGYAGASYIVDKLGYKNIIFFGPAYAFGRDQWAGAKAAFEKRGIKVDYVESPVGTSDYTSYLLKIGEKKPDIVMLAHWGVDAINVLKQTYETGLKKKTKIWFDWMTNAFGSGVPPEALEGVYSLMSWYYDMKGFPDAAIVKTSDAFAKKFEKEYKYPPDPYSAMAYEGVMEAVRAMELAQSTDGKAMAKALMANPKFDSMKGQGMWRADHQPIFKYGAYVVVGKGAKERKDKKWDLVKVIGAYTGEDYLPTLSSLGY
- a CDS encoding GntR family transcriptional regulator produces the protein MSKERLSNQIYAILKDMIANQRFGPGMRINVEQIAKEVGASRTPVWEAVHRLIQEGLLENIPNRGVFMASLTPTMAIELYTVREVLEGLAARLAISHADEKLVKKMKKCIDDQRKVVEKEDVIGYSRLDYDFHALVYEASGNKILQEMLQAVKNKMRPIAMHISPVISSLYDDHVRIVDAFELKDQEKAEAAFRNHNRKMVEQIRESTETDDWKEVVGERSNGRKEDSGTKTK
- the thiL gene encoding thiamine-phosphate kinase; protein product: MEIPENELIKRLKKFEKSRKEVIRGIGDDGAVVEMAHGSYVFVQDTVVEHIHFEFAFMNARQVGKKALYVNISDILSMGALPLYFLVTIGIPQGMSFPEIRSLYSGMSQAAKEFNVTLLGGDTSATRSDFFIDVSMIGKLKSDRYLGREGASEGDYIGVTGFLGESAYGLHLLMNGPTGRKKSRFIDRYVNPKPPYIVWKELMDREIPSGMMDVSDGLIIDLERMMRESGKGARLDFEHIPIPRELVRNGKESFALSGGEDYQFLFTFPPSKLPEVEGLRGRGVPLSVIGRVIRGKGVKLLNQGVMVPITSKGYQHFGDNG
- a CDS encoding 16S rRNA (uracil(1498)-N(3))-methyltransferase, which translates into the protein MEVKRIVVDTLEIEDGLARLRGPLTKYIVTVLRKNPGERLDLIDREGRFYHCSIRTVKGREVVLDILSTELKQEVSRDRVTLCASPIKGARMDWLIEKATELGVDRVIPALFARTVVKADSGTREKYGRWRRIAREASRQSGRSSVPEITDPMPLQEILPYVDDVSNRWVFYEKEKEQTLKNIMGARKEGDIFIVTGPEGGIEESEIEWLKGKGFAPCSLGEHIFRSETAPLVVLSIILYEYLLK
- the dprA gene encoding DNA-processing protein DprA; protein product: MMEELRALIAFSRLKGLGMARKRRLLEEVSLIAPVFEGRVPAGDPILTREIASFEGWKAIDEELAQLGDMGAEALTIRDDLYPAALKAIPDPPLVLFKKGPLRTDSPALAIVGSRRATEEGMRLAEKIADTLSSVGITIVSGLARGIDGAAHRGALAGRGKTLAILGCGLDIVYPSEHGRLLRQIGEEGAVFTEYGLGERPLSGHFPERNRIIAGLAKGILVIEATEKSGSLITARLGIEYGKSVMAVPGSIFSDGSKGTNALIKQGARLVDTIEDIISECFPEIRIGNKLPIDMSEREGYIYSIVGHGKIHVDEVIEKSNMGAKDVMAILTLLEMKEAVREVAGGFYIKK
- a CDS encoding HD domain-containing protein; translation: MNKTLYISDITGEYIDVNDFFVAVKKGIFSGRNNARYMSVTLRDKTGTIEGKIWDRVDELSSLFQRNDLVRIKAKSRLYQEKCQLTITDIRKVEKELSLEEMRDYYPENGDGDEHVRNDYRQFVAEIEDPHLGRLFAALETRKEWFNKFFLFPASVGVHHVAMGGLLEHSVSMAKMAKLAAAVLGGNGDVAVAGCLLHDIGKIEELELKGGFGYSDKGRLLGHITIGVMMLKELIAEVEDFPRDIADILSHIIVSHHGVEEWGSPKKPMCVEALIVHYLDDLDAKVMGVKEHMKSNMEDERWSAYHRLYESYFYRLSGSK